In the genome of Pseudarthrobacter sp. IC2-21, one region contains:
- a CDS encoding alpha/beta hydrolase family protein, giving the protein MTNVRVFVGAAAIAAAATAGWATVHIARSLVTPAGRHRERIRILASDAGTVTLSASRDTLAPGVFSLYWGNRTGHARIGRVLSSESEARTVIRRVEAIYAGRLEPGTSGYWSGYVYPSPGAAGLPYEDVTLPGPAPAWLVPGTLQRSWVIHIHGLGGRRTTGLRTAPFFHAQGLTQLLISFRGDGDAPPTADGKHHLGVSELADLEAALAFAAGRGAASIILSGWSMGAVMALAAAHTSEHRNLITGLILTAPVLDWNRTLISNLASARLPSVLAHGVSRILGSPLHRFTGSPDCISRLTCGPWSLPGVAPPVPVLILHGDGDARTPIRISEDFAGRFPELVRLVRFPACRHTQEWNSWPALWEDSVAGWLRGLTPSR; this is encoded by the coding sequence GTGACGAACGTCCGGGTCTTCGTTGGTGCTGCAGCAATCGCCGCAGCCGCCACGGCGGGCTGGGCAACAGTGCACATCGCGAGATCCCTGGTCACCCCGGCGGGCAGGCATCGGGAACGAATCAGGATCCTGGCTTCCGACGCCGGCACGGTGACCCTCAGCGCCAGCCGCGACACGCTGGCTCCCGGCGTCTTCAGCCTTTACTGGGGCAACCGGACCGGGCACGCACGCATCGGCCGCGTGTTGTCCAGCGAGTCAGAAGCCCGCACCGTCATCCGCCGGGTGGAGGCCATTTATGCGGGCCGGCTGGAGCCGGGCACCTCGGGCTACTGGTCCGGGTACGTTTACCCAAGCCCGGGCGCAGCCGGACTCCCTTATGAGGACGTTACCCTGCCGGGACCCGCGCCGGCCTGGCTCGTTCCCGGCACCCTCCAGCGCTCCTGGGTCATCCACATCCACGGCCTGGGCGGACGCCGGACAACGGGGCTTCGCACGGCGCCGTTCTTTCACGCGCAGGGGCTCACCCAGCTGCTGATCTCGTTCCGGGGAGACGGCGACGCTCCCCCGACAGCCGATGGCAAACACCACCTCGGCGTCAGTGAACTGGCCGACCTTGAAGCGGCCCTGGCGTTTGCGGCGGGGCGGGGCGCAGCGTCCATCATCCTGTCGGGCTGGTCGATGGGCGCAGTCATGGCCCTGGCCGCCGCACACACATCTGAGCACAGGAACCTGATTACGGGCCTCATCCTGACCGCACCTGTCCTGGACTGGAACCGGACCCTGATTTCCAACCTGGCTTCAGCGCGTCTGCCGTCCGTTCTGGCACACGGAGTTTCGCGCATCCTCGGCAGTCCCCTTCACCGGTTCACCGGTTCGCCGGATTGCATCAGCCGCTTGACCTGCGGTCCCTGGTCTTTACCGGGGGTTGCGCCGCCGGTCCCGGTACTCATCCTTCATGGTGATGGCGACGCCAGGACACCCATCCGGATCAGTGAGGACTTCGCCGGCCGTTTTCCGGAGCTTGTGCGGCTGGTCAGGTTTCCCGCCTGCAGGCACACCCAGGAGTGGAACAGCTGGCCGGCGCTCTGGGAGGACTCGGTGGCCGGCTGGCTGCGGGGACTTACCCCAAGTAGGTAG
- a CDS encoding alpha/beta fold hydrolase, whose protein sequence is MTRETITTPDGGTLELFTTGAELASAGSGVVVVHASMVTAADYTRFAQKLSAALGRPVHTFNRRGRGSSSPQALDYTLDADIRDLDAVMKHTSSTDVFGHSFGGALALHAARTLPVERLAVYDPAVSVNHSVTADWTPEYERATAAGDDDRALAVLTKGLETGGAFSRMPLSMLTIANKLTAGTHLGKQMRDMMRTGVREIKAIIAADMPAEPFLELPLETLIVVGEKSPAYFGVACGQIHDVLSGSSYTILPGFGHDGVIKAPEKLITELSDFFAG, encoded by the coding sequence ATGACGCGCGAGACAATTACAACCCCAGACGGCGGCACCTTGGAGCTTTTCACCACGGGTGCGGAACTGGCCTCGGCCGGCTCCGGCGTGGTTGTTGTGCATGCCTCCATGGTGACCGCTGCCGACTACACCCGCTTTGCGCAGAAACTCAGCGCCGCCCTTGGCCGGCCCGTGCACACCTTTAACCGCCGCGGCCGGGGATCCTCCTCGCCGCAGGCTTTGGACTACACCCTGGACGCCGACATCCGGGACCTGGACGCCGTCATGAAGCACACGTCCAGCACGGACGTGTTCGGCCATAGCTTCGGCGGTGCGCTGGCCCTGCACGCGGCCCGGACCCTTCCCGTGGAGCGCCTGGCCGTTTACGACCCCGCCGTTTCCGTGAACCACAGCGTCACGGCCGACTGGACACCGGAATATGAACGCGCAACCGCAGCCGGGGACGACGACCGTGCCCTCGCCGTCCTCACCAAAGGCCTGGAAACCGGCGGCGCCTTCTCCCGGATGCCGCTCTCCATGCTCACCATCGCCAACAAGCTCACCGCAGGCACTCATCTCGGCAAGCAGATGCGCGACATGATGCGCACGGGCGTCCGGGAAATCAAGGCGATCATCGCTGCCGACATGCCGGCGGAACCCTTCCTTGAGTTGCCCCTGGAGACCCTGATCGTGGTGGGCGAAAAGAGCCCGGCCTACTTCGGTGTGGCGTGCGGCCAGATCCACGATGTCCTCTCCGGTTCCAGCTACACCATCCTCCCCGGCTTCGGCCACGACGGCGTGATCAAGGCGCCGGAGAAACTTATCACCGAGCTCAGCGACTTCTTCGCCGGCTGA
- a CDS encoding alpha/beta hydrolase — MGTVKEQEVPTHDGGRLALYSYGTPDAPGERRVVVIGGAFLTALIYRPFSVALADGLGDGWAVDVYDRRGRGKSTEQPPGYSMATEIADVRTIMDVTGARNLLGHSLGGSVALNAVQEFAGTPHEPDKLAVYDAAVNIEGSIDTSWLDDFETAVNSGKLGHAMAHLKKGMQPATPLSKIPEPVLAGLMALVSRTKVNKMARELMPTGVGELRAAYDEAEHARDFAVLPAGTHFMAGGKSPRYYKVTAQRLHAAVPGSTFELSPKGYHGSIPAAVKELVSDIAGYFKG; from the coding sequence ATGGGAACCGTGAAAGAGCAGGAAGTGCCCACGCACGACGGCGGCCGGCTGGCTTTATACAGCTACGGCACCCCGGACGCGCCGGGAGAACGCCGGGTGGTGGTCATCGGCGGCGCCTTCCTCACCGCGCTCATATACCGGCCGTTCTCCGTCGCCCTGGCCGATGGCCTGGGCGACGGCTGGGCCGTGGACGTTTACGACCGGCGCGGCCGCGGCAAGTCAACCGAACAGCCTCCCGGTTACTCCATGGCCACGGAAATCGCTGACGTCCGCACCATCATGGATGTCACCGGCGCCCGCAACCTGCTGGGCCACAGCCTGGGCGGCTCTGTGGCCCTCAACGCCGTGCAGGAGTTCGCGGGCACTCCGCACGAACCGGACAAGCTGGCGGTTTACGACGCGGCTGTGAACATCGAAGGCAGCATCGACACCTCGTGGCTGGACGATTTCGAAACTGCGGTCAACAGCGGGAAGTTGGGGCATGCCATGGCCCACCTGAAGAAGGGAATGCAGCCGGCCACGCCGTTGTCCAAAATCCCGGAACCTGTCCTGGCCGGACTCATGGCACTGGTGTCCCGGACCAAAGTCAACAAAATGGCGCGGGAGCTGATGCCTACCGGCGTGGGCGAGCTTCGCGCCGCGTACGACGAAGCAGAGCATGCCCGGGACTTCGCCGTGCTGCCCGCCGGCACCCATTTCATGGCGGGCGGCAAGAGCCCCCGTTATTACAAGGTCACGGCCCAGCGCCTTCACGCGGCAGTGCCCGGGAGCACTTTTGAGCTGTCCCCGAAGGGCTACCACGGCTCCATCCCTGCCGCCGTGAAGGAACTGGTCAGCGACATCGCCGGGTACTTCAAGGGCTAA